The Coprococcus phoceensis genomic sequence ATCAGATAGTATCCGAAAGGAAGAATGATGCTTAAGATTAAAGTTACGATAAGAGTTAATTTTACTGTTAAAGTCATAATGAAAACCTCCTGAGTTTATACATTTTTCTGATTATATGGTTTGAATTCGCGTCCGCTTCCTTTATAAAAGCGGCTGAACATTTCATAATATTCCAGTCTTAACACCTGGATTCCGACAACAAGCCCTTCCATCAGGCAGACAAATATGTTGCCGGCTACAATGACGATCCAATTTGGACTGCTGTTTTGTGTGGCGCCGCCAAGCATAAGTACAACTTCCATCATCGCTGCATGGCTGACAGCAAAAGCGCCGATACGCACAAAAGAAAGTGTGTTGGAAAAGTAACTGAGCATTGTTTCGAATAATTCGAAGAATGCCTGTACAAAAAACATGACTTTTCCGCCTTCTGTTTTTCCGGTGCGCTTTTCAAGTTTTTTTGCGAGCGGTTCCTTGAAGACCATCATCAGAACCGGGACACCGAAAAGCACGGCGAGCAAAATGTTAGCAGGCATCTTGTGACCTGTCATAAACAAGACAATCGCCAATACGACAGAGCCATAGAAAATCAGTCCGGCGACCCCGTTCGGTGAGAACCATGCGTTTTCTAAATCATGCGCCCGCAGGGAGTTGATAATCTGGAAAATCATGGACAGGAGAATGATTCCCATTCCAAATGCGATTGCAACGATAAATACGGTGTTCAGTTGACCGACAAACGGAAGGCTCGTCATAGCTGAAATCGGATGCAGCCATTTTGCCTCGATGATATTTTCAAATCCAAATACACTTCCGAACATAAAGCCGAAAAAGGTGGAAAAGATACCGGCAAGCGAGATGACCCCCGCAAGATCAATTTTTTTGAATTTGTAGAGCAGTCCGCCCCCGATTGCGAGACAGAGTCCCTGGCCAACATCTCCGAACATGGCGCCGAAGATAAAGGTGTAAGTCAGCGCGAGAAAAATCGTCGGATCCATCTCATTGTGTGCCGGAAGTCCGTACATACGGATAAACATCTCAAATGGCTTGAAGATCTTCGGGTTCTTCAACTTTGTCGGAGGCTCCCCGAAATAGGTCTCGTGGTCATCTTCCACCACTACAAACAGGTTCGGATCGTGCTTGACGTCTTCGAGGAAGGAACTGATGTCAGCCTCGGACATCCATCCGCATAATATAAAGAAGTTATCGTGTTTGTCTTCCACACAGGCAGCAAGCTTTCGCACATCAAAGTTCTTGGCGAGTACCTGCAGACGTTTTTGTGCCGAGAC encodes the following:
- a CDS encoding V-type ATP synthase subunit I; the protein is MIVKMKFLSITGPKNDIDRVTDLYFSKYEIQLENALSELKTVDNLQPFIEINPYKDALEKANQFVGYLSDKESLPEVPLSMEELFQTIRTANNNYMDLKEKEQNLKEEQEALRDKLKVIEPFSGLECNIHDVMQYHFIKFRFGRVALNYYHKVEKYVSEDLNVIFLEGGRDTSYVYGVYFSSRSDSERIDAILKSLHFERIFLPDEYDTTPTDACRTLEKSIHSIEKKIRHIDEEIAEILSKDSAKLVSAQKRLQVLAKNFDVRKLAACVEDKHDNFFILCGWMSEADISSFLEDVKHDPNLFVVVEDDHETYFGEPPTKLKNPKIFKPFEMFIRMYGLPAHNEMDPTIFLALTYTFIFGAMFGDVGQGLCLAIGGGLLYKFKKIDLAGVISLAGIFSTFFGFMFGSVFGFENIIEAKWLHPISAMTSLPFVGQLNTVFIVAIAFGMGIILLSMIFQIINSLRAHDLENAWFSPNGVAGLIFYGSVVLAIVLFMTGHKMPANILLAVLFGVPVLMMVFKEPLAKKLEKRTGKTEGGKVMFFVQAFFELFETMLSYFSNTLSFVRIGAFAVSHAAMMEVVLMLGGATQNSSPNWIVIVAGNIFVCLMEGLVVGIQVLRLEYYEMFSRFYKGSGREFKPYNQKNV